A single region of the Demequina sp. genome encodes:
- a CDS encoding squalene/phytoene synthase family protein encodes MTAAHTKQPGDALDAFTRTAQGAANEVIDSYSTSFGMATRLLGARHRQHVRNVYALVRVADEIVDGVAAQAGLSLEEQRAVLSRFRADTDEAVARGYSADVVIHAFARTARECGIGADLTGPFFDSMAMDLAAGEAEHDAYVWGSAEVVGLMCLRVFLRSERPGDEQLRILEHGARQLGAAFQDINFLRDLADDEQLGRHYLGERLTDADRDTWVTRIRAQLADATLAIPLLPRDARVAVRTAQALFARLADRIADTPGDELHERRIRVPNAVKVLLAARALVATALERS; translated from the coding sequence GTGACCGCGGCGCACACGAAACAACCGGGCGATGCCCTCGACGCATTCACGCGCACCGCTCAAGGGGCCGCGAACGAGGTCATCGACTCCTACTCGACGTCGTTCGGGATGGCCACGCGGCTGCTCGGGGCTCGGCACCGCCAGCACGTGCGCAACGTCTACGCCCTCGTTCGCGTGGCCGACGAGATCGTCGATGGCGTGGCCGCTCAGGCGGGGCTGTCGCTCGAGGAGCAGCGCGCGGTGCTCTCCCGATTTCGCGCGGACACCGATGAGGCGGTCGCGCGAGGCTACAGCGCCGACGTCGTGATCCACGCGTTCGCTCGCACCGCTCGCGAGTGCGGCATCGGTGCGGACCTCACGGGCCCTTTCTTCGACTCGATGGCCATGGACCTCGCGGCAGGCGAGGCCGAGCACGACGCCTACGTATGGGGCTCGGCCGAGGTCGTCGGCCTCATGTGCCTCCGGGTCTTCCTGCGGTCGGAACGCCCCGGCGACGAGCAGCTGCGGATCCTCGAGCACGGCGCGCGTCAGCTGGGGGCCGCATTTCAGGACATCAACTTCCTGCGCGACCTCGCTGACGACGAGCAGCTGGGCCGCCACTACCTCGGCGAGCGACTCACGGACGCGGACAGGGACACGTGGGTAACGCGCATCCGCGCGCAATTGGCCGACGCCACGCTCGCCATCCCCCTGCTTCCGCGCGACGCCCGCGTAGCGGTCCGCACCGCGCAGGCCCTGTTTGCCCGGCTCGCCGACCGCATCGCGGACACTCCAGGCGACGAGCTCCACGAACGCCGCATCCGCGTGCCCAACGCCGTGAAGGTGCTCCTCGCCGCCCGGGCGCTCGTCGCCACCGCGCTGGAGCGCTCGTGA
- a CDS encoding polyprenyl synthetase family protein, with translation MSIAIERRTDVRLDQVHHAIRAYCAERTHSASRYGPEFTELWRIATETVLGGKLVRPRLVLAVHAALTEADGPAPQTVVNAAAAVELLHYAFVLHDDVIDGDLIRRGRPNLIGTVANSAPTSGDVALHWATTSGILMGDLMLSGVYQLIAELDAPASVRSRLTRVLGEAIDETVAGEHADVGLSHGVIAPDLGTILAMSANKTATYTFCLPLAFGAILADADAATVRALTRAGRHLGSAFQLQDDLLSVFGDPAWHGKDAASDLREGKMTAIIAHARGTRQWRHIEPFLGRRNLTAPEVARVCGLLESCGARASAERLIGESMDAFRAAIADPAVPARAREDLGALAASLRGRAA, from the coding sequence ATGAGCATCGCCATCGAACGGCGAACGGACGTCCGCCTCGACCAGGTCCATCACGCCATCCGCGCCTACTGTGCCGAGCGGACCCACTCCGCCTCCCGTTACGGCCCCGAGTTCACGGAGCTGTGGCGCATCGCCACCGAGACGGTGCTCGGCGGGAAACTCGTGCGCCCCCGCCTCGTCCTCGCGGTCCACGCGGCACTCACGGAGGCTGATGGCCCCGCTCCCCAGACCGTCGTCAACGCCGCCGCCGCCGTGGAGCTCCTCCACTACGCCTTCGTCCTCCACGACGACGTCATCGACGGCGACCTGATCCGCCGCGGCCGCCCCAACCTGATCGGCACCGTCGCGAACTCCGCCCCAACCAGCGGCGACGTGGCGCTTCACTGGGCCACGACGTCGGGCATCCTCATGGGCGATCTCATGCTTTCCGGCGTCTACCAGCTCATCGCCGAGCTGGACGCCCCCGCCTCCGTGCGCTCGCGGCTCACGCGCGTGCTGGGCGAGGCGATCGACGAGACGGTCGCCGGGGAGCATGCCGATGTTGGCCTCTCCCACGGGGTCATAGCCCCCGACCTCGGCACCATTCTCGCGATGTCCGCGAACAAGACCGCTACCTACACGTTCTGCCTGCCCCTCGCCTTTGGCGCGATCCTGGCCGACGCGGACGCGGCCACCGTGCGCGCCCTCACTAGGGCGGGGCGGCACCTCGGCTCCGCGTTTCAGCTTCAGGACGACCTCCTCTCGGTCTTCGGGGACCCTGCGTGGCATGGCAAGGACGCCGCGTCTGATCTGCGCGAAGGCAAGATGACCGCGATCATCGCCCACGCTCGCGGGACCCGGCAGTGGCGCCACATCGAGCCGTTCCTCGGCCGCCGCAATCTCACGGCTCCCGAGGTGGCGCGCGTGTGCGGGCTTCTCGAGTCATGCGGCGCGCGGGCGTCCGCGGAGCGCCTCATCGGCGAGTCCATGGACGCGTTCCGGGCGGCCATCGCCGACCCCGCGGTGCCCGCTCGCGCGCGCGAGGACCTCGGCGCGCTCGCCGCGAGCCTGCGCGGGAGGGCGGCGTGA
- the idi gene encoding isopentenyl-diphosphate Delta-isomerase has translation MGTERYVVLLDSDLQPAGTAPRDEIHGPETPLHLAFSCYVLRPSGEVLITRRALTKRTWPGVWTNSFCGHPQPGEPMETAVARHARDELGVTLQTLTLVLPHFRYRATDASGVTENELCPVFVATTSDAVVANPHEVAEWAWVGLGELAETARTLPQILSPWSVLQLAHLSESLAVRS, from the coding sequence ATGGGTACCGAGCGCTACGTCGTCCTTCTCGATAGCGACCTCCAGCCCGCCGGCACTGCCCCGCGCGACGAGATCCATGGCCCAGAGACGCCGCTGCACCTCGCCTTCTCGTGCTACGTGCTCCGCCCATCCGGCGAAGTTCTCATCACCCGGCGCGCCCTGACCAAGCGCACCTGGCCGGGCGTCTGGACAAACAGCTTCTGCGGGCACCCGCAGCCAGGGGAGCCGATGGAGACCGCGGTCGCGCGCCACGCGCGCGACGAGTTGGGCGTCACGCTTCAGACCCTCACCCTTGTCCTCCCGCACTTCCGCTACCGCGCTACCGACGCGAGCGGCGTCACGGAGAACGAGTTGTGCCCGGTCTTCGTGGCGACCACGTCCGACGCTGTTGTCGCCAACCCCCACGAGGTTGCCGAGTGGGCGTGGGTTGGGTTGGGAGAGCTCGCGGAGACCGCGCGCACCCTCCCTCAAATCCTCAGCCCGTGGTCGGTGTTGCAGCTCGCGCACCTGAGCGAGTCTTTGGCGGTGCGCTCATGA
- a CDS encoding MarR family transcriptional regulator: protein MSTEQAKEDGGSLYHVASNNARSELIDVTGVDEQTLAEINAIMGALGRLREAERKLSDESQRFMKLGETDMRALHFLMVSENRGVLVTPGALATQIGISPASTTKLLDRLERGGHVVRHPHPSDRRALTVTVTPETRRAATMSVGRQQARRFYAAARLTSAEREAVARFLDDMAHELLEGSREWNESQHGSTA, encoded by the coding sequence ATGTCCACGGAGCAGGCGAAAGAAGACGGAGGCTCGCTCTATCACGTGGCCTCCAACAACGCCCGCTCCGAGCTCATCGACGTGACTGGGGTGGACGAACAGACCCTCGCGGAGATCAACGCGATCATGGGCGCGCTCGGACGGCTTCGCGAGGCCGAGCGCAAGCTCTCCGACGAGTCCCAGCGGTTCATGAAGCTCGGCGAGACCGATATGCGCGCCCTTCACTTCCTGATGGTGTCCGAGAACCGCGGGGTACTCGTGACCCCGGGCGCGCTGGCCACACAGATCGGCATCTCGCCGGCCTCCACCACCAAGCTTCTCGACCGGCTGGAGCGAGGCGGGCACGTGGTCCGGCACCCGCATCCTTCGGATCGCAGGGCACTCACCGTGACCGTGACACCCGAGACACGACGCGCGGCCACGATGTCCGTTGGGCGCCAGCAGGCGCGGCGGTTCTACGCGGCCGCACGGCTCACGTCAGCGGAGCGCGAAGCCGTGGCGAGGTTCCTCGATGACATGGCGCACGAACTGCTCGAGGGAAGTCGCGAGTGGAACGAGTCGCAGCACGGCTCAACCGCTTAG
- the pheA gene encoding prephenate dehydratase produces MSTLPRYAYLGPEGTFTEMALRLMVSPDEAQFVPVVDVPTALGAVRSGDADYAVVAIENTVEGGVTATLDTLAEGSPLVILGEVVLPVEFELVARAGVGVGDIRAVSAHPHAWNQVRRWANENLPGVLFVPAQSNAAAALAIASGDSVQGIPAEAALAPPGLAARLGLTVLAERIADIEHAATRFVRIGRPEAVPAPTGHDKTTLSVHLPTDRAGALLEMLEQFSVRGVNLSRIESRPRTDRPGEYSFSIDAMGHIAERRVAEALIGLKRTCPLVVFLGSYPAADPTPTPVAPGTADAAFVDAEKWVAGLVDGISD; encoded by the coding sequence GTGAGCACCCTCCCCCGCTACGCCTACCTTGGCCCGGAGGGCACGTTCACAGAGATGGCGCTGCGCCTCATGGTGTCGCCCGACGAGGCCCAGTTCGTGCCGGTCGTCGACGTGCCGACCGCGCTCGGCGCCGTGCGATCCGGCGACGCCGACTATGCGGTGGTCGCGATCGAGAACACGGTCGAGGGCGGCGTCACAGCGACCCTCGACACTCTCGCTGAGGGATCGCCCCTCGTGATCCTCGGCGAAGTGGTGCTGCCGGTCGAGTTCGAACTGGTCGCGCGAGCGGGTGTGGGAGTCGGCGACATCCGTGCCGTGTCCGCTCACCCGCACGCCTGGAACCAGGTCCGACGCTGGGCGAACGAGAACCTGCCGGGCGTGCTCTTTGTGCCAGCCCAGTCGAACGCGGCCGCGGCCCTGGCCATAGCGTCGGGCGACAGCGTGCAGGGAATCCCGGCCGAGGCCGCGCTCGCGCCCCCTGGGCTCGCCGCGCGGCTTGGGCTGACCGTGCTTGCCGAGCGCATCGCGGACATTGAGCACGCGGCGACCCGCTTTGTGCGGATCGGGCGCCCCGAGGCGGTGCCCGCGCCCACCGGCCACGACAAGACCACGCTGTCCGTGCACTTGCCCACCGACCGCGCGGGCGCGCTGCTAGAGATGCTCGAGCAGTTCTCCGTGCGCGGCGTCAACCTCTCGCGCATCGAGTCGCGTCCGCGCACCGACCGCCCGGGTGAGTACTCGTTCTCGATCGACGCGATGGGTCACATCGCGGAACGGCGCGTGGCCGAGGCGCTCATTGGGCTCAAGCGGACCTGCCCGCTCGTGGTGTTCCTGGGCTCCTACCCGGCTGCCGATCCGACTCCGACGCCGGTGGCGCCGGGGACCGCAGACGCGGCGTTTGTGGACGCCGAGAAGTGGGTCGCTGGTCTCGTCGACGGCATCAGTGACTGA
- a CDS encoding glycosyltransferase — protein sequence MARKAGETTESLPEGAAAAAALIVAHDQARYIAATVRAARAIPGIDLVLVVDDASTDNTQELARKAGAVVVRNSHSRGRSASLELGASVIAMRDEPEMTPRAILILDGSLGSFAIGAAPLVPAVTEGVCDMAIALTDITPVSTGPTAKAARRAIEIASNWTPQQPLSRIRCVSRDALEAAIPLSRGVGMEVALTLDALAAGFLVTEVECDIRHKPHSGERRSLGKRTSQYRDVMLAVSSRRVKGAASTTRHAVGEQVQKVTHRRDKGPDAAEGDE from the coding sequence GTGGCACGCAAGGCTGGGGAAACGACGGAGTCCCTCCCTGAGGGAGCGGCGGCAGCGGCCGCCCTCATCGTCGCGCACGACCAGGCGCGGTACATCGCGGCCACCGTCAGGGCCGCGCGCGCCATCCCTGGTATCGACCTCGTTCTGGTGGTCGACGACGCCTCCACGGACAACACTCAAGAGCTCGCGCGAAAGGCCGGCGCGGTCGTGGTCCGGAACTCCCACTCGCGCGGCCGTTCGGCGTCGCTGGAGCTTGGGGCCTCTGTAATCGCTATGCGCGATGAGCCCGAGATGACGCCGCGCGCGATCCTGATCCTCGACGGTTCGCTCGGGTCATTCGCGATCGGCGCCGCGCCGCTCGTGCCCGCCGTCACCGAGGGCGTATGCGACATGGCCATCGCGCTCACCGACATCACGCCCGTCTCGACCGGCCCCACCGCGAAGGCCGCGCGCCGCGCGATCGAGATCGCGAGCAACTGGACGCCCCAGCAGCCGCTCTCGCGGATCCGCTGCGTGAGCCGCGATGCGCTCGAGGCCGCGATCCCGCTCTCGCGCGGCGTTGGCATGGAGGTGGCGCTGACGCTAGACGCGCTCGCGGCGGGGTTCCTCGTCACCGAGGTCGAGTGCGACATCCGCCACAAGCCACACTCTGGCGAGCGCCGTTCGCTCGGCAAGCGCACCAGCCAGTACCGTGACGTCATGCTTGCCGTCTCATCCCGCCGCGTGAAGGGTGCCGCGTCGACGACCCGCCACGCGGTCGGAGAGCAGGTGCAGAAGGTGACGCATCGCCGCGACAAGGGGCCCGACGCAGCGGAGGGCGACGAGTGA
- a CDS encoding MFS transporter gives MLDTYRVILRKPGAMQFASAGLLSRLPMSMFNISVILMVQIQYDSYSMAGRVAAIGTFVWAIQTVPTARLVDRIGQRRAMIPLSVLFVVGAVLVMWTAMTNGPEWLLWVGVAVSSISGPVGSLTRARWSHILRNDEIHTAFALEGALDEVLFIGGPALATILATVVWPPLGLIVCTLALIVGMSLLLPQTATQPPKRAETGGSSLGLRLPAAVIAVALIATALGLMFGAFDISAVAFADEHGLKSLSGVILAVLSVGSLLGGLYYGSHHWRIPLWKRTVIFAGLVGVGFVALGFAPNLLIFSVIGFFAGATIAPTMTNIDSVVQRVVKSDQITEGMAWVRIGIGIGVAFGAWAAGWLIQNEGARYGLAVAAASAVLVFVLAVATVPLLKRGTDREGEGDGDAETPRDPASALLVENPPVPPLV, from the coding sequence GTGCTCGACACCTATCGCGTGATTCTCCGCAAGCCCGGCGCTATGCAGTTCGCGTCGGCGGGGCTGCTGTCCCGTTTGCCGATGTCGATGTTCAACATCTCCGTGATCCTCATGGTGCAGATTCAGTACGACAGCTACTCGATGGCGGGGCGCGTCGCGGCGATCGGCACGTTCGTGTGGGCGATCCAGACCGTGCCGACCGCGAGGCTCGTTGACCGCATTGGGCAGCGTCGCGCGATGATCCCGCTCTCCGTGCTCTTCGTGGTTGGCGCGGTGCTCGTCATGTGGACCGCGATGACGAACGGGCCGGAGTGGCTCCTGTGGGTGGGCGTCGCGGTCTCGTCGATCAGCGGGCCGGTTGGCTCGCTCACGCGCGCGCGGTGGTCGCACATCCTTCGGAACGACGAGATTCACACGGCGTTCGCCCTCGAGGGAGCGCTCGACGAGGTGCTGTTCATCGGCGGGCCTGCGCTCGCGACGATCCTCGCGACGGTGGTGTGGCCGCCGCTGGGACTCATCGTGTGCACGCTCGCGCTGATCGTCGGCATGTCGCTGCTGCTGCCGCAGACGGCGACCCAGCCGCCGAAGCGCGCCGAGACCGGGGGGTCGAGCCTTGGCCTGAGGCTGCCCGCGGCCGTCATCGCGGTGGCTCTCATCGCCACCGCGCTGGGGCTGATGTTCGGCGCCTTCGACATCTCCGCCGTCGCCTTCGCGGACGAGCACGGGCTCAAGTCGCTTTCCGGCGTGATCCTCGCGGTGCTGTCCGTCGGTTCTCTGCTCGGTGGCCTCTACTACGGCTCGCACCACTGGCGGATCCCGCTGTGGAAGCGGACCGTCATCTTCGCTGGCCTCGTCGGAGTCGGGTTCGTGGCGCTCGGCTTCGCCCCCAACCTGCTGATCTTCTCGGTGATCGGCTTCTTCGCGGGCGCGACGATCGCGCCCACGATGACCAACATCGACTCAGTGGTCCAGCGCGTGGTCAAGAGCGACCAGATCACCGAGGGCATGGCGTGGGTGCGCATCGGCATCGGCATCGGCGTGGCCTTTGGCGCGTGGGCCGCGGGCTGGCTCATCCAGAACGAGGGCGCGCGCTACGGCCTCGCGGTCGCGGCGGCGTCGGCGGTGCTGGTGTTCGTGCTCGCCGTGGCGACCGTGCCGCTGCTCAAGCGCGGAACCGACCGTGAAGGCGAGGGGGACGGCGACGCGGAGACCCCGCGCGACCCAGCGTCGGCCCTGCTGGTGGAGAACCCGCCGGTGCCGCCGCTCGTCTGA
- a CDS encoding sigma-70 family RNA polymerase sigma factor, protein MGHWQAVAEELLRTRYGALVAHAAFVSGSREGAEDLVHDAFVATFSRVRPFPNATAAEGYVRRAIVTKYLDRTKAQARQRQAALRAAAQPTEMPDAAVGLGGDVTDVLAGLSPRERACVTLRYIDQLSTAETAHALGIAEGSVKRYLADASRKIADLVATEGGVL, encoded by the coding sequence GTGGGGCACTGGCAGGCGGTTGCGGAGGAGCTGCTCCGAACGCGCTACGGCGCGCTCGTGGCGCACGCCGCCTTCGTCTCCGGCTCTCGCGAGGGCGCCGAGGACCTCGTGCACGACGCATTCGTCGCGACCTTCTCCCGTGTGCGGCCGTTCCCCAACGCGACTGCCGCTGAGGGATACGTTCGCCGCGCGATCGTCACCAAGTACCTCGACCGCACCAAGGCGCAGGCTCGGCAGCGGCAGGCGGCGCTGCGCGCGGCGGCCCAGCCCACTGAGATGCCCGACGCCGCGGTCGGGTTGGGCGGCGACGTCACCGATGTCCTGGCGGGGCTCTCCCCGCGGGAGCGCGCGTGCGTGACCCTCCGCTACATCGACCAGCTGTCCACGGCCGAGACCGCGCACGCGCTTGGCATCGCGGAGGGCTCGGTGAAGCGGTACCTCGCGGATGCATCGCGCAAGATCGCGGACCTGGTTGCCACGGAAGGAGGCGTGCTGTGA
- a CDS encoding D-galactonate dehydratase family protein: MTAIDAAEVVVTSPGRNFVTLKITTADGVVGLGDATLNGRELAVAVYLADHVIPLLIGRDAMNIEDTWQYLYRGAYWRRGPVTMAAIAAVDMALWDIKARYAELPLYQLLGGQSRRGALAYGHASGRDTEELFDSIREHLELDYKAIRVQTGIPGLDSVYGVASSPTGAGERYDYEPARRGASGRALPVEESWDTRAYLRHVPTVFEAVRNEFGAELPLLHDGHHRMTPREAAALGKSLEPYDLFWLEDCTPAEDQDALRFVREHTTTPLAIGEVFNTVFDFQTLITERLIDYVRAAVTHAGGITHLKKIADFASIYGIKTGFHGPTDVSPVGQAAHLHLDLALHNFGIQEYMHHSDQTLEVFRTSLTFEDGLLHPGEQVGLGVTLDLDEARKHAYEPAYLPVNRLLDGTVHDW; the protein is encoded by the coding sequence ATGACCGCCATCGACGCTGCCGAGGTGGTCGTCACCTCCCCTGGACGCAACTTCGTCACCCTCAAGATCACTACGGCCGACGGGGTGGTCGGGTTGGGTGACGCGACGCTCAACGGGCGAGAGCTCGCCGTTGCGGTGTACCTCGCCGATCACGTGATCCCGCTGCTGATCGGCCGCGATGCGATGAACATCGAGGACACGTGGCAGTACCTGTATCGCGGCGCCTATTGGCGCCGCGGGCCCGTCACCATGGCGGCGATCGCCGCCGTGGACATGGCGCTGTGGGACATAAAGGCTCGCTACGCGGAGCTGCCGCTGTACCAGCTCCTCGGCGGCCAATCACGTCGCGGAGCACTCGCCTATGGCCACGCCTCCGGCCGTGACACGGAGGAGCTCTTCGACTCCATCCGCGAGCACCTCGAGCTCGACTACAAGGCCATCCGCGTGCAGACCGGCATCCCCGGCCTCGACTCGGTCTACGGCGTGGCCTCGTCGCCAACTGGAGCCGGGGAGAGGTACGACTACGAGCCGGCGCGCAGGGGAGCGTCGGGCCGTGCCCTGCCCGTGGAGGAGAGCTGGGACACCCGCGCGTACCTTCGCCACGTGCCAACCGTCTTCGAGGCGGTGCGAAACGAGTTCGGAGCCGAACTCCCGCTGCTGCACGACGGCCACCACCGCATGACCCCGCGCGAGGCCGCCGCGTTGGGCAAGAGCCTCGAGCCCTACGACCTGTTCTGGCTCGAGGATTGCACCCCTGCGGAGGACCAGGACGCCCTCCGCTTCGTGCGCGAGCACACCACAACGCCCCTGGCAATCGGCGAGGTCTTCAACACCGTCTTCGACTTCCAGACCCTCATCACCGAGCGCCTCATCGACTACGTGCGCGCGGCCGTGACCCACGCGGGCGGCATCACGCACCTCAAGAAGATCGCCGATTTCGCGTCCATCTACGGCATCAAGACCGGCTTCCACGGCCCCACGGACGTCAGCCCGGTTGGGCAGGCCGCGCACTTGCACCTCGACCTGGCGCTGCACAACTTCGGCATCCAGGAGTACATGCACCACTCGGATCAGACGCTCGAGGTGTTCCGCACCTCGCTCACCTTCGAGGACGGACTGCTGCACCCGGGCGAGCAGGTGGGGCTGGGCGTCACCCTTGACCTCGACGAGGCCCGCAAGCACGCCTATGAGCCCGCCTACCTCCCCGTCAACCGCCTCCTGGACGGCACCGTCCACGACTGGTGA
- a CDS encoding sigma-70 family RNA polymerase sigma factor — MAEWEAVARELVDARYGILVGYARLVAGGATDAEDLVQDALISTFGRRRTFASVPEAEAYVRRAIVSRFIDSARRSSRTKRAPVTDTPVAGHAESVERSLDLTAALAVLTARERACVVMRHLDGLSVVETAHALGIAEGTVKRYVADGLAKLNARLGTDERIEDSVTIQVHEGGAK; from the coding sequence ATGGCCGAGTGGGAAGCAGTCGCGAGGGAGCTCGTTGACGCGCGCTACGGGATTCTCGTTGGCTACGCGCGCCTCGTCGCCGGCGGCGCCACCGACGCCGAAGACCTGGTCCAGGACGCCCTCATCTCCACCTTTGGCCGTCGCCGCACCTTCGCCTCCGTTCCCGAGGCGGAGGCGTACGTTCGGCGGGCGATCGTCTCCCGCTTCATTGACAGTGCCCGACGCTCCTCCCGCACCAAGCGCGCACCCGTCACCGATACTCCGGTCGCCGGGCACGCGGAAAGCGTTGAGCGGTCCCTCGATCTGACGGCGGCCCTAGCGGTGCTCACCGCGCGCGAGCGCGCGTGCGTGGTGATGCGACACCTCGACGGTCTCTCGGTCGTGGAGACGGCCCATGCGCTCGGCATCGCGGAGGGCACCGTCAAGCGCTACGTCGCGGACGGACTCGCCAAGCTCAATGCCCGACTCGGCACCGATGAACGCATCGAGGACAGCGTCACGATTCAGGTCCACGAGGGAGGTGCGAAGTGA